The bacterium sequence CGCGGTCCACGCGGTCATGGCCGGCTGCAAGCCGGAGTACCTGCCCGTGGTGCTCGGAGGGCTCAAGGCCATGCTGGAGGAACCCTTCAACCTGAACGGGATACAGGGGACCCTCAACAGCGCCGCCCCCCTCATGATAGTGAACGGCCCTTATGCCAAATCCATCGGCCTCCACGGGGGCTCGGGCTGCTTCGGTCCGGGCTTTCGGGCCAATGCGACGATCGGCCGGGCCATCCGGCTCATCCTGCTCAACCTGGGAGGAGGCATCCCGATGGTGGCCTCCATGAGCACCTTCGGCCAGCCCTCCCGTTACACCTACTGCATCGCCGAAAACGAAACCCAGAGCCCCTGGGAGTCTTTTTCGGCCACCAAGGGGTTTGGTCCGGAGGAGAATGTCGTCACGGTGGTGGCCTGCGAGAACCCCCAGATCGTGGTGGACGACGGGAGCCGGGAGCCCGAGCGCCTCCTCGTCGGCATCGGCGATGTCCCACCTGGGCTCCTGGAACCTCTGGACCCGGACCGACCTGGTGGTGGCCCTGAGCCCCCAGCAGGCCGAGATCTGCGCGAGGGGAGGATGGTCCAAGGCGGATGTCCACCGGCGCCTATGTGAGACGGCAGGCAGGCGCCTGGGGGATCTGAAGAGAAGCGGGCACTACCGGGTGGAGCGGATGGCGGGAGTACCAGAATCTGTGAGGCTGGACGATGACAACTCCTTCGTCCCGGCAATTCGGAATCCGGCCGACCTGCACGTCATCGTGGCGGGAGGGATCCCGGGGCCCCATAGCGCCCTCTGCCATGGATGGAGCGGTGGGAGCCGGGCGGTGACACGGATGTTTCAAGTGTAGAGGGTGTGCTGGCCCACCGATTTTCTGGGTTTGGCTCATTTGGGTAAAAGGGCTTCATATTATAGGTATTTGGTAACGCCTGAGGTCCAACAATCGGGACTCTTCCGAAGGCCATCATGAGGGCCAAAAGGTCCGCCCCCTCCACAGAAATGGCCAAATTGGAAAAGTGAGGGTTCGCTGGACCAGGACAGGCATTTCTCGTTGGCCCGTGCCTGGAATTCTACCCTTTCCTTTTTGAATTCACTTCCTGTTGGAGCCGATTGACAAATGACCACCAATTCACCCACATTATGCGGCGGAACAGAGCGAAAAGAGCCGGTAATCTTTGTAACTATATGATATAATTGGCTAAAATCGCCCGAGCGAGAGGACATCAGATGCTCGGAGATGGTGGCAGCCAAAAAGAGGCCCTTCGGCCTGATTTCGACCGATCCATCATGATTGATTTCCAGGGCGCGAAGATCAGTTCCGACACGGGTTTTCTTCTCCTGAGGGAGACCGATGAGCGCTTTAACATCATCGGCCCCATGCGTGATTGCCTCGAAGACCGAAGGTCACCTGTTCACACCAAACACTCCCTGGTCCAGATGATTCGCCAGCGTGTTTATCAGCTCGCGGCGGGCTACGAGGATTGCAACGACGCCGATCATCTCCGAATCGATCCGGCGCTTCGGCTTGCCATCGGCAAGGGCCACAAGGCGGGGGCGGGCCAGTCCATGCTCTCTCGGCTGGAGAACGAGGTTCTTGGCAACGAGACCGGGCTCAAGGCACTGGACAGCGCGCTTCGGCGTTCCACCGACGCCCTGCTATTGAAGGAGGATAAGCGGCGGCTCATCGTCGACGTTGATTCCACCGAAGACCCGGCCCACGGCAGCCAGGAGAATGCCGCCTACAACGGCCACTTCGGAACGAACTGCTTCCATCCGCTTTTTGCCTTCACGAGCGAAGGTGTCTGCCTGGACGCGAAGCTCAGACCGGGCAATGTCCACTCGGCGGATGGAGCCCTCGCCTTCCTCCTCCCCATTGTGGAGAGATATCGTCCCTCG is a genomic window containing:
- a CDS encoding IS1380 family transposase; this translates as MLGDGGSQKEALRPDFDRSIMIDFQGAKISSDTGFLLLRETDERFNIIGPMRDCLEDRRSPVHTKHSLVQMIRQRVYQLAAGYEDCNDADHLRIDPALRLAIGKGHKAGAGQSMLSRLENEVLGNETGLKALDSALRRSTDALLLKEDKRRLIVDVDSTEDPAHGSQENAAYNGHFGTNCFHPLFAFTSEGVCLDAKLRPGNVHSADGALAFLLPIVERYRPSFGLLWLRCDAAFASPDIYEYCEKKRVTYFIRLRANAKLYEEVSPHMARPVGRPPRSGRQVKVVDFSYQAKSWTRPRRVVCKLEWSLNQLIPDMNFIVTNSRLHGTKVIKAYNGRGDVENRIKEGKNTLRWDKTSCHRFGANQARLKMGALAYNLLHMLRRFYVKGEGVRRSIEWLIKRLIKIGARVSYHSRKWHVHVASAFPLARHYRAVFGYG